The following coding sequences lie in one Lolium perenne isolate Kyuss_39 chromosome 2, Kyuss_2.0, whole genome shotgun sequence genomic window:
- the LOC127328855 gene encoding cyclin-P2-1-like, producing the protein MALAADSAVLDRDEKGNPRALRLFAWLVEAESVYCAASASRPAENDLVRSFRGGATPEVRIVDFLELIQRYLHCEGSIYVLAAAHLTRFIRSRAARDAGILIEPSTAHRLVSVALLVAAKFASAPYLPNSQKVLPVCSRQSIRPAEFASLERSFLRAIDYRLFVSDEEFLKFCGRLEDAPRRTKKRKAAPVEEPRRVRAAPGVAAS; encoded by the coding sequence ATGGCGCTCGCGGCAGACTCCGCCGTCCTGGACCGCGACGAGAAGGGCAACCCTCGGgcgctccgcctcttcgcctggcTCGTGGAGGCCGAGTCTGTCTActgcgccgcctccgcctcccggcccGCCGAGAACGACCTCGTcaggagcttccgcggcggcgcgaCCCCGGAAGTCCGGATCGTCGACTTCCTCGAGCTCATCCAGCGCTACCTCCACTGCGAGGGAAGCATCTACGTCCTCGCGGCGGCGCACCTTACTCGCTTCATCCGCAGCCGCGCCGCCCGCGATGCGGGGATCCTGATCGAGCCGTCCACGGCGCACCGCCTCGTGTCCGTGGcgctcctcgtcgccgccaagttCGCGAGCGCTCCCTATCTCCCAAACAGCCAGAAGGTGCTCCCGGTGTGCTCGCGGCAGTCCATCCGGCCGGCCGAGTTCGCCTCGCTCGAGCGGTCCTTCCTTCGCGCTATCGACTACCGCCTATTCGTCAGTGACGAGGAGTTCCTCAAATTCTGCGGCCGCCTCGAGGACGCGCCGCGGCGCACCAAgaagaggaaggcggcgccggTGGAGGAGCCCCGCCGCGTCCGCGCTGCGCCCGGCGTGGCAGCGTCTTGA